The following is a genomic window from Gloeocapsa sp. PCC 73106.
AGATCGTCTCTGGGGAATGAAACAAGGAATTGATGTTTACGTAACCAAACCCTTTAGTAAAGAAGAAATTATTCGCGCCGTACGAGCAGTTACTGGTTAAAATATCAATGAATCATGACACAAAACACCTTACAGGGAAAGAAACTTACTTACATCTGCAAATTAATCAATCAACTCAAGTAATTTTACCGATGACAGAAACCCAAGAAGTTGTTGTCATTGGAATAAACAAATTGACCCCAATTCCCAATATGCCGGCTTTTGTCTTGGGTTTACTAAATCAACGGAGTCAAGTTGTCTGGGTAATAGATTTAGCAGCTATGTTTAATTTTACTCCCTTGAACTTAGAACAACCTAATTGCAATATCGCCATTATTCGTATCGGGAAGAAAACCCTGGGATTGGCTGTAGAAGAAATAAAAGGAATTATGCAGATTCAAACTGAATCGATTCAATCTCCTGTCGGTGTAGTTAGTTCTACCTTAATTCCTTATCTAAGAGGTTGTCTATTTAAACCCCCACAAGCGCTGTTTTTAGTATTAGATCCTCAAGGGTTTTTATCGGGTCAGTTGGCAGAGAATATTAATAATTAAAGCACCAAGTAAAATGACCAAGCAATTTGATTTAAAGCAGAAAACCGAAGCGCGAAGTTTGTTACAACAAGATTTAAAGCCCAAATACACACCAATAGAACGAGAAGTCTCTAACCCCAGTCAGTCACCTTTAAAAAAATGGTTTAGCAATTTACCAGTTAATCGGAAACAATTACTGGCTTTACTCGCTTCAGAATTCTTCTCCGTAGTAGGGATAGCTGGGGTGGGATCCTATTTGATTTGGAATACCGGACACCAACAGTTAAGGGAACAGTCTAAATCAGAAGTAGCGGTTACTCAGATTAACTATATGATCAAGATTAACCAAATGGGTTTTGGTTTTCGAGGTCAGTCCGATAACACAGCGATTATCAGCGCTGCGGTAAAAAGCGCCAAAGGGGAAAAACTTCCTGCAGAATTGCAACAACAAGTTAAGCAAATTCTGATGGGAGAAATTACAGCTCGTCAAATCGAATACGCGACTTTGGTGGGCAAAGACCAAAAGATTATCATGAATGCCAATGGTAATCGCAAGGGGGAAACATTTAACCCCAATAATTTGGTTACTCAAGTGCTGCAATCGGGTCAACAACTCAAAGCTAGCGCTATTGTAGCTTGGGTCGACTTAGTTAAGGAAGGATCGCCCCTACCCGAAGGTTTGAATGAACAAGACGCTTTAATTCGCTATACAGCCACCCCCGTTAAAGACCCCAGTACCAAGGAAATTGTGGGGGTGTTAATTTCTGGAGATATTGTCAATGGTAAATTGCCCATCGCCAAATCAACCCTAGAAAGTTTTGAAGGGGGTTATAGTGGGGTTTATTACCGGAAACCAGATGGTTCTTTTGCTTTAGCTACATCCTTACTGGAGACAAAAGAGGGGGATAAAAAGCCCAATATCGCTTTTCCCGAACCAGAATTACTGCAAAAGGCTGTAAATAATCCAGGAGAGAGAATTACTCAACGAGGAGTTAACATCGACGGTCAGGTCAATACAACTACTGCTATGACTTTACCCGATTTATGGCAGCAAACTCCCGAAGGACCCGTTCCTGTAGCTCAGAGCAATCCTCCTGTAACTATTCTAGTCAGGGGGACATCCGAGAATTCGTTGAATAAGTTACTACTTAATACCCTATTGATACAATTAGGACTAGTGGGGTTAGC
Proteins encoded in this region:
- a CDS encoding chemotaxis protein CheW, whose amino-acid sequence is MNHDTKHLTGKETYLHLQINQSTQVILPMTETQEVVVIGINKLTPIPNMPAFVLGLLNQRSQVVWVIDLAAMFNFTPLNLEQPNCNIAIIRIGKKTLGLAVEEIKGIMQIQTESIQSPVGVVSSTLIPYLRGCLFKPPQALFLVLDPQGFLSGQLAENINN